One stretch of Pseudoalteromonas shioyasakiensis DNA includes these proteins:
- a CDS encoding VF530 family DNA-binding protein → MSNKEIFSNNPLQGVGIEQVVTELVEQYGWELLHAYMRLNCFKNNPDVKSAVKFLRKTQWAQEKVENFYLYRLKNLPRPDDVNYELPPRDRVIPADQKPGDPCELSFTDAKRIHAKKEAKQQARARKQRSNASNPWGN, encoded by the coding sequence ATGAGTAATAAAGAAATTTTCAGCAACAACCCACTGCAAGGTGTTGGTATCGAGCAAGTCGTAACAGAGCTTGTCGAACAATATGGCTGGGAATTACTCCACGCCTATATGCGTCTAAACTGCTTTAAAAATAATCCTGATGTTAAATCTGCGGTTAAGTTTTTACGTAAAACCCAATGGGCACAAGAAAAAGTAGAAAACTTTTATTTGTATCGTCTTAAAAACTTACCACGCCCTGATGATGTAAACTATGAATTGCCACCTCGCGATCGTGTGATCCCTGCTGATCAAAAACCAGGTGATCCTTGTGAGTTAAGTTTTACCGACGCCAAACGCATTCATGCTAAAAAAGAAGCCAAGCAGCAAGCACGAGCACGTAAGCAGCGTTCAAATGCGAGTAACCCTTGGGGTAATT
- a CDS encoding 6-carboxytetrahydropterin synthase, giving the protein MILFVNSLTVIDFSYLCNKRGAVGESWIVDLTLHGQLNDESMVLDFGLVKKQIKGIIDNCIDHKLAVPNSLNGSIIKHADHSVLDCHFGDNYHLAMSAPNQAFCLIDADIVDEKSVTEFLIKTIMPELPSNIEKIEINLYPEHSQSFYYHYSHGLKKHDGNCQRIIHGHRSQIGISLDGMAMPRLQKEWADKWEDIYLATAEDEINKSDLKHVTAQDNDVCFAYTSQQGYFEMAIDKSRCDILPCDTTVECIADYLSSQVKNQYPESEVKITAYEGVGKGSISYA; this is encoded by the coding sequence ATGATCCTTTTTGTAAACTCACTAACAGTGATTGATTTTTCTTACTTGTGTAATAAACGCGGCGCAGTTGGCGAGAGCTGGATTGTGGATTTAACTCTGCACGGTCAATTAAATGATGAGTCGATGGTCCTTGATTTTGGTTTAGTCAAAAAACAGATTAAGGGCATTATTGATAACTGTATCGACCATAAACTTGCTGTGCCTAACAGTCTAAACGGTTCAATTATAAAGCATGCTGATCACAGCGTGTTAGATTGTCACTTTGGTGATAATTACCACTTAGCTATGAGTGCTCCAAATCAAGCATTTTGTTTAATTGATGCTGATATTGTAGATGAAAAATCGGTAACTGAGTTTTTAATTAAAACTATTATGCCTGAGTTACCTAGCAACATTGAAAAGATTGAAATTAATTTATACCCAGAGCACAGCCAAAGCTTTTACTATCACTATAGTCACGGTCTTAAAAAGCACGATGGTAATTGTCAGCGTATTATTCATGGTCATCGCTCACAAATTGGTATTAGCCTTGATGGTATGGCTATGCCTCGCTTACAAAAAGAGTGGGCAGATAAATGGGAAGACATTTATTTAGCAACAGCTGAAGATGAAATTAATAAATCAGACCTTAAGCATGTAACAGCACAAGATAACGATGTATGTTTTGCTTATACATCACAGCAAGGCTATTTTGAAATGGCGATTGATAAGTCACGCTGCGACATTTTACCTTGCGATACTACGGTTGAGTGCATTGCAGACTACTTAAGTTCACAAGTTAAAAACCAATACCCTGAATCAGAAGTAAAAATTACAGCTTATGAAGGGGTTGGCAAGGGGTCTATAAGTTATGCGTAA
- the rmf gene encoding ribosome modulation factor, whose product MKRQKRDRLERAHSQGYKAGLAGRSKEQCPYQQIDPKSEWLGGWREAIENRNMFKT is encoded by the coding sequence ATGAAGAGACAGAAAAGAGATCGTTTAGAAAGAGCTCATTCTCAAGGTTATAAAGCAGGCTTGGCAGGCCGTTCAAAAGAACAATGCCCTTATCAACAAATCGACCCTAAATCTGAATGGTTGGGTGGCTGGCGAGAGGCCATTGAAAACCGTAATATGTTCAAAACTTAA
- a CDS encoding oxidoreductase: MTTSVKSVVINKDDQGYHAEYTDFPVENIHQHDVNIDVDYSTLNYKDALAITGKGPVVRTFPMIPGIDLAGTVSESNSDEFKVGDKVLLNGFGVGEKYLGGLSEKASMSSDWLIPLPANLTPKQAMQIGTAGYTAMLSIIALEKQGITPQSGEVLVTGGNGGVGSFAIYLLNKLGFDVVATTGRMNEAQHLEKLGAKRVLSRDEFSSPGKPLAKEQFAGAIDSVGSHTLANVCASIKYGGVVTACGLAQGMDFPATVAPFILRGISLMGIDSVMRPKEDRIEAWQRLSELVETQYLDTISQEIPLSQAIANAEALLKGEIRGRVVVNCKE; encoded by the coding sequence ATGACAACATCAGTAAAATCGGTAGTTATAAACAAAGATGATCAAGGCTATCATGCCGAGTACACAGACTTTCCCGTAGAAAATATCCACCAGCACGATGTAAATATTGATGTTGACTACAGTACCTTAAATTACAAAGACGCTTTAGCTATCACTGGTAAAGGCCCAGTAGTAAGAACATTTCCAATGATCCCAGGCATCGACCTTGCTGGCACTGTTAGCGAATCTAACAGTGATGAATTTAAAGTAGGGGATAAAGTATTATTAAATGGCTTTGGGGTTGGTGAAAAATACCTAGGCGGTCTTAGCGAAAAAGCATCAATGAGTAGTGATTGGCTGATCCCCCTACCCGCTAACTTAACACCAAAGCAAGCAATGCAAATAGGAACAGCTGGTTATACAGCTATGCTAAGTATTATTGCTTTAGAAAAACAAGGTATCACGCCGCAAAGTGGCGAAGTCCTTGTAACTGGTGGTAATGGTGGCGTGGGTAGTTTTGCTATCTATTTATTAAACAAGCTTGGCTTTGATGTTGTTGCTACAACAGGCCGCATGAATGAAGCACAGCACCTTGAAAAATTAGGTGCAAAACGTGTTTTATCGCGTGATGAATTTTCGTCACCGGGCAAACCACTAGCTAAAGAACAATTCGCTGGTGCAATTGATTCAGTAGGTAGCCACACACTTGCAAATGTGTGTGCATCAATAAAATATGGTGGTGTTGTAACAGCGTGTGGTTTAGCACAAGGCATGGACTTCCCAGCAACAGTCGCGCCGTTTATCCTTCGCGGTATAAGCCTTATGGGTATAGATAGTGTAATGCGTCCTAAAGAAGACCGCATTGAAGCATGGCAGCGTTTAAGCGAGCTTGTTGAAACACAATACCTAGATACCATATCGCAAGAAATTCCTCTTTCACAAGCGATAGCAAATGCAGAAGCGTTACTAAAAGGTGAAATTCGCGGCCGCGTTGTGGTTAATTGCAAAGAATAA
- a CDS encoding TetR family transcriptional regulator C-terminal domain-containing protein — MEKHSKVPSRRGRPPKIARSNADTRALLINTGLAVLTEKGFSATGIDLILKSAQVPKGSFYHYFKSKNDFGLALIDAYDNYFQAKLKRHLTNEATTPLERIVLFANDAKQGMAKFEFTRGCLIGNLNQELSYLDDFMIERIKKAYNSWQALIEQCLLDAKKLKQIPQASDCKMLAEFFWIGWEGAVMRSKLDKSSEPLTLYTAQFLRLIL; from the coding sequence ATGGAAAAACATAGCAAAGTGCCAAGCCGTCGCGGCAGGCCACCCAAAATAGCGCGTTCAAATGCAGATACTCGTGCCCTATTAATTAATACGGGCTTAGCTGTATTGACCGAAAAAGGCTTTAGCGCAACAGGCATTGATTTAATTTTAAAATCGGCTCAAGTGCCAAAAGGGTCTTTTTATCATTATTTCAAAAGTAAAAATGATTTTGGCTTAGCACTCATCGATGCTTATGACAATTATTTTCAAGCAAAGTTAAAACGCCATTTAACAAACGAAGCTACAACACCTCTTGAGAGAATTGTGCTGTTTGCAAATGATGCTAAACAAGGGATGGCAAAATTTGAATTTACACGTGGGTGCTTAATTGGCAATTTAAACCAAGAACTCAGTTACCTTGATGATTTCATGATTGAACGCATCAAAAAGGCTTACAATAGCTGGCAAGCATTAATTGAACAGTGCTTACTTGACGCTAAAAAGCTAAAACAAATACCCCAAGCATCAGATTGTAAGATGCTTGCTGAATTTTTTTGGATTGGCTGGGAGGGTGCAGTAATGCGCTCTAAACTTGATAAATCAAGTGAACCGCTTACCCTTTATACAGCACAATTTTTACGCTTAATTTTATAA
- a CDS encoding acyl-CoA thioesterase has protein sequence MTQQIDRDAIIAKRIADSTTSVTKTVFPGRTNHHNTLFGGDALAWMDEVAFIAATRFCRKPLVTISSDRVDFKEAIPAGTFAELISKVVHVGNTSLKVDVEIFLERMHKDDKHLAISGSFTFVAVDDNHRPTPVVCDKMINGFE, from the coding sequence ATGACACAACAAATCGATCGTGACGCTATTATTGCAAAGCGTATTGCTGACTCAACAACATCAGTAACAAAAACTGTTTTTCCTGGCCGTACCAACCACCACAATACTTTATTTGGCGGTGACGCGTTGGCGTGGATGGATGAAGTAGCGTTTATTGCTGCTACACGTTTTTGTCGTAAGCCACTTGTAACGATTTCGTCTGACCGTGTAGATTTTAAAGAAGCCATTCCGGCTGGTACATTCGCAGAGCTTATCTCTAAAGTTGTACATGTAGGTAATACCAGCCTTAAAGTAGACGTTGAAATCTTTTTAGAAAGAATGCACAAAGATGACAAGCACTTAGCTATTTCAGGTAGCTTTACGTTTGTTGCTGTTGATGATAACCACAGACCAACTCCGGTAGTTTGCGATAAAATGATTAACGGTTTCGAGTAA
- a CDS encoding M23 family metallopeptidase has translation MRKGLLIAAFAGLFSLTASAVELKGHLTQGGLVTGQIEGAKSVSFNGESLKLSTNGEFVFGFGRDAKTNHSLSWVDSAGVSHEQAIVITKRDYKIDKITGVAKKYVSPPKEVSERISREAVAVRKARQVNSDLRYFLDPVYKPAVGRISGVYGSQRYFNGEPRRPHFGLDIANKTGSPVYAPVSGTVVFADADLYYSGGTLILDHGHGVTSTYIHLSKLDVKVGDEIKRGDKIAEIGATGRVTGPHLDWRFNWKNERLDPALMMQDTLANKK, from the coding sequence ATGCGTAAAGGATTACTAATAGCAGCATTTGCAGGATTGTTTTCTTTAACTGCAAGTGCTGTTGAATTAAAAGGACATTTAACTCAAGGCGGTTTAGTAACAGGTCAAATTGAAGGCGCTAAAAGTGTTAGCTTCAATGGTGAGTCTCTTAAGCTTTCAACAAATGGTGAGTTTGTTTTCGGCTTTGGTCGTGATGCTAAGACAAATCATAGCCTTTCTTGGGTTGATAGTGCTGGTGTAAGCCACGAACAAGCAATTGTGATCACTAAGCGTGATTACAAAATTGATAAAATCACCGGTGTTGCAAAAAAATATGTTTCGCCCCCTAAAGAAGTGTCTGAACGTATTAGCCGTGAAGCTGTTGCTGTTCGTAAAGCTAGACAAGTTAATTCTGATTTACGTTATTTTTTAGATCCCGTTTATAAGCCTGCAGTTGGGCGAATTTCTGGTGTTTATGGTAGCCAGCGCTACTTTAATGGTGAACCACGTCGACCACACTTTGGATTAGACATTGCCAATAAAACGGGTAGTCCAGTGTATGCCCCAGTCAGCGGCACAGTGGTTTTTGCTGATGCTGACTTATATTACTCTGGTGGTACTTTAATTCTTGACCATGGCCATGGCGTTACCTCTACTTACATCCATTTAAGCAAATTAGATGTAAAAGTAGGGGATGAAATTAAGCGTGGCGATAAAATTGCTGAGATCGGCGCGACTGGTCGCGTAACTGGCCCTCATTTAGACTGGCGTTTTAATTGGAAGAATGAACGCCTTGATCCTGCGCTAATGATGCAAGATACATTAGCTAATAAAAAGTAG
- the fabA gene encoding bifunctional 3-hydroxydecanoyl-ACP dehydratase/trans-2-decenoyl-ACP isomerase, translated as MEPKNSYTKEELVLCGQGEMFGEGNCRLPSDNMLMMDRIISITADGGEHGKGQIVAELDINPDLWFFDCHFKGDPVMPGCLGLDAMWQLVGFFLGWSGGPGLGRALGVGEVKFTGQILPTAKKVTYRLDMKRVIKRKLFMGMADGTVEVDGRVIYEAKDLKVGLFQDTSAF; from the coding sequence ATGGAACCTAAAAACAGCTATACAAAAGAAGAATTGGTCCTTTGTGGTCAAGGTGAAATGTTCGGTGAAGGCAACTGTCGTTTACCAAGTGACAACATGCTAATGATGGACCGCATTATCTCTATCACTGCTGACGGTGGTGAGCACGGTAAAGGTCAGATCGTTGCAGAACTAGATATCAACCCTGATCTTTGGTTCTTCGACTGTCACTTTAAAGGTGACCCGGTAATGCCAGGTTGTCTAGGCCTAGATGCAATGTGGCAATTAGTTGGTTTCTTCCTTGGTTGGTCTGGTGGTCCAGGTCTTGGTCGTGCACTTGGTGTAGGTGAAGTTAAATTCACAGGTCAAATCTTACCAACAGCTAAAAAAGTAACTTACCGTTTAGACATGAAGCGTGTTATTAAACGTAAATTATTCATGGGTATGGCTGATGGTACTGTTGAAGTCGATGGCCGCGTTATTTATGAAGCAAAAGATCTAAAAGTAGGTCTTTTCCAAGATACATCTGCGTTTTAA
- a CDS encoding endonuclease/exonuclease/phosphatase family protein: MQYSNPNLAQIIDSQFLGTQNDILVLFEFNDTQRHVLDELNTQYHLFGYAEVEGAPFGILVISKLPIVQRQIKRFDNPKLGYVKLSFLYNNIMLNSVFFHPPSPRTHTLWSQRNSVLSEVSNEIKNLKGSWLVAGDFNTVPWSRYFIKTKSSCFNRADFYTSWSFNNQLSDLKVLGLPIDHCLVSENISLSNVGVNSVNGSDHKLLHYELTFSTH; this comes from the coding sequence TTGCAATATAGCAATCCTAACTTAGCACAGATCATCGACAGTCAATTTTTAGGTACGCAAAATGATATCTTGGTACTGTTTGAGTTTAATGATACGCAGCGCCATGTGCTTGATGAACTCAACACGCAATATCATTTGTTTGGTTATGCTGAAGTTGAAGGGGCACCATTTGGCATTCTTGTTATCTCCAAGCTACCTATTGTGCAAAGGCAAATTAAACGCTTTGATAATCCTAAACTTGGCTATGTAAAACTTAGTTTCTTGTACAATAACATTATGTTAAATAGTGTTTTTTTTCATCCTCCATCACCTAGAACTCATACTTTATGGAGTCAGAGAAATAGTGTATTAAGTGAAGTTAGTAATGAAATTAAAAACTTGAAAGGGAGTTGGTTAGTTGCCGGTGATTTTAATACAGTACCTTGGTCACGGTACTTTATAAAGACTAAAAGCAGTTGCTTTAATCGCGCAGATTTTTATACAAGTTGGTCTTTCAATAATCAGCTAAGTGATTTAAAAGTTTTGGGTTTACCAATAGATCACTGCTTAGTGAGTGAAAACATTTCTTTATCTAATGTTGGTGTTAACTCAGTAAACGGCAGCGACCACAAACTGCTGCACTATGAACTCACATTTTCTACGCATTGA